The Coffea arabica cultivar ET-39 chromosome 1e, Coffea Arabica ET-39 HiFi, whole genome shotgun sequence genome has a window encoding:
- the LOC113700102 gene encoding uncharacterized protein, which produces MLNYFLVEHNKPKQATNVVEYYEEFEEWRNEMLALKPELSEEYFIDGFNFGLDWNIQMKLKRFRSPPKILYEAYLRAKIEEAVMEKHDSALDSPKGEQLMKENEGVEAEHNDIITNLKDESVVSHMFDGLCQRTPMDFLEENQHKTSAREYQEEKAKNQVCDRLAHNDCVISQGLSYELLTGELGWQQGSIDKEIFNSASPLHCPRNWSSVSREVKQKFIEILFKRPIMMIIGYRAIARPTFSLVICDVPAISFCKPQLYSSSMNGCRFMRFSCSVSGRTVSSTSLDLSLSKDNSGNEGLQRQKASSSLYAHPSLSQIRSEKAANRAPVYDFLRGIGVFPDELDGLELPVTVDVMCERVDFLHRLGLTVEDINNYPLVLGYSVKKNMVPVLDYLGKLGVKKSTFTEFLRRYPQVLHSSVVVDLAPVVKYLQGMDIKPNDIPRVLEKYPEVLGFKLEGTMSTLVAYLVGIGVARREIGGLLTRYPQILGVRVGRTVKPFVDYLESLGIPQLAIARLIEKRPFILGFGLEDRIKPNVESLLEFNVRKSLLASVIAQYPEIIGVDVQTRLCTRRDFLNSIIQLDPVGFGRVVEKMPQIVSLNNTAILKHLDFLKECGFSLEQVRKMVMACPQLLALNLDVMKVSFDYFQGKMARPLDDLVSFPAFFTYGLESTIKPRHAMIGKKGLKCSLAWFLNCSDEKFEERMTYDTIDIEEMEVESSFDMNSLLGTRTVVPISAISANRYFGLQFLAGLACNGYIGILLSVSNPGVTAGLQTLLGCVDANMQDLLKAVEKFLGLHYPDQVALKRLYMVGGATSRISALVAQLKQKNQQALPFSYTTCLLRIAKYQSEDFVWKLGTLFDILEDKDCLRGRLCHGV; this is translated from the coding sequence ATGCTGAATTACTTCCTGGTAGAGCATAATAAGCCTAAACAAGCAACTAACGTAGTAGAGTACTATGAGGAATTTGAAGAGTGGAGAAACGAGATGTTGGCTTTGAAACCAGAACTCAGTGAGGAATACTTTATTGATGGTTTTAACTTTGGGCTTGATTGGAATATCCAGATGAAGCTAAAGAGATTTAGGAGTCCACCCAAGATCTTGTATGAAGCATATCTCCGAGCAAAAATCGAGGAAGCCGTGATGGAGAAGCATGATTCTGCTCTTGATTCACCAAAAGGAGAGCAGCTTATGAAAGAAAATGAGGGTGTAGAGGCTGAACACAATGATATAATCACTAACTTGAAGGATGAAAGTGTAGTCAGCCACATGTTTGATGGGTTGTGCCAAAGGACTCCAATGGATTTTTTAGAGGAGAACCAACATAAAACATCAGCAAGGGAATATCAAGAAGAAAAAGCTAAAAACCAAGTGTGTGATAGATTGGCTCACAACGATTGTGTTATCTCTCAAGGGCTTAGCTATGAATTGCTTACAGGGGAGCTAGGTTGGCAACAAGGCTCTATAGACAAGGAAATATTTAACTCTGCTTCACCGCTCCACTGTCCCAGAAATTGGTCTTCGGTCAGCCGTGAGGTAAAGCAAAAGTTCATTGAGATTTTATTTAAAAGACCAATCATGATGATCATAGGCTACAGGGCCATTGCCCGGCCTACTTTCTCCCTTGTCATTTGTGACGTGCCTGCCATTTCCTTCTGTAAGCCTCAACTGTATTCTTCTTCCATGAATGGATGTAGATTCATGCGGTTTAGTTGTTCAGTTTCTGGTAGAACCGTTTCATCTACTTCTCTAGACTTATCTTTGTCCAAGGACAATTCTGGTAATGAAGGGCTTCAAAGGCAAAAGGCTTCTTCCTCTTTGTATGCTCATCCTAGTTTGTCACAGATTAGGAGTGAGAAGGCAGCCAATCGAGCCCCTGTTTATGATTTCTTGAGGGGAATTGGTGTTTTCCCTGATGAGCTTGATGGATTGGAGCTCCCTGTCACTGTAGATGTAATGTGCGAACGTGTGGACTTTCTTCACAGATTAGGCCTCACTGTTGAGGATATAAACAATTACCCACTGGTTCTTGGCTACAGTGTCAAGAAAAACATGGTTCCCGTCCTTGATTACCTCGGCAAGTTGGGTGTTAAAAAATCTACGTTTACAGAATTCTTGCGTAGATACCCACAAGTCCTCCATTCTAGTGTTGTTGTCGATCTTGCACCGGTAGTTAAGTATCTTCAAGGAATGGATATCAAGCCAAATGATATTCCTCGGGTTCTGGAGAAGTATCCTGAAGTATTGGGGTTTAAGCTGGAAGGCACCATGAGTACTTTAGTGGCTTACTTGGTTGGAATAGGGGTCGCAAGGAGAGAAATTGGTGGGCTACTAACTAGATACCCCCAAATATTAGGAGTGAGAGTTGGCCGTACAGTCAAACCATTTGTGGATTATCTAGAAAGCTTGGGAATACCACAATTAGCCATAGCTAGACTAATAGAGAAAAGACCTTTTATTCTTGGATTTGGACTTGAAGACAGGATCAAGCCAAATGTTGAGTCCCTTTTAGAGTTCAATGTTAGGAAATCGTTGCTTGCATCTGTCATTGCACAGTATCCTGAAATTATAGGAGTAGATGTTCAAACAAGACTTTGCACTCGAAGGGACTTTCTTAATTCAATCATCCAATTGGATCCTGTTGGTTTTGGGAGAGTTGTAGAGAAGATGCCACAGATTGTCAGCCTCAATAATACTGCCATATTGAAGCATTTGGATTTCCTCAAGGAATGCGGATTTTCCTTGGAACAAGTGAGAAAGATGGTGATGGCCTGTCCCCAACTGCTTGCTCTAAATCTTGATGTCATGAAAGTAAGCTTTGATTACTTCCAGGGAAAAATGGCAAGACCGTTGGATGACTTGGTTTCTTTCCCAGCCTTTTTCACTTATGGTCTTGAGTCAACTATTAAACCAAGACATGCAATGATTGGAAAGAAGGGTTTGAAATGTTCTCTTGCTTGGTTCCTTAATTGTTCTGATGAGAAATTTGAGGAGCGGATGACATATGACACTATTGACATAGAAGAGATGGAAGTTGAGTCATCATTTGACATGAACTCTTTACTTGGTACTAGAACAGTGGTAccaatttctgcaatttctgcAAATAGGTACTTTGGTCTGCAATTTCTGGCTGGCTTGGCCTGTAATGGCTACATAGGAATTCTCCTATCTGTTTCAAATCCAGGAGTAACAGCAGGACTTCAAACCTTGCTTGGGTGTGTTGATGCTAACATGCAAGACCTTTTAAAGGCAGTAGAGAAATTCCTTGGTTTGCATTATCCGGATCAAGTTGCTCTTAAAAGATTATATATGGTTGGTGGTGCTACTTCTAGAATTTCAGCTCTTGTTGCTCAGCTAAAACAGAAGAATCAGCAAGCTTTGCCATTTTCTTATACTACTTGCTTGCTGCGAATTGCCAAATATCAATCCGAAGActttgtttggaagcttggaactTTGTTCGACATCCTTGAGGACAAGGATTGTTTAAGGGGGAGGCTCTGTCATGGAGTATGA